The following coding sequences are from one Acomys russatus chromosome 16, mAcoRus1.1, whole genome shotgun sequence window:
- the Pafah1b1 gene encoding platelet-activating factor acetylhydrolase IB subunit beta, with the protein MVLSQRQRDELNRAIADYLRSNGYEEAYSVFKKEAELDMNEELDKKYAGLLEKKWTSVIRLQKKVMELESKLNEAKEEFTSGGPLGQKRDPKEWIPRPPEKYALSGHRSPVTRVIFHPVFSVMVSASEDATIKVWDYETGDFERTLKGHTDSVQDISFDHSGKLLASCSADMTIKLWDFQGFECIRTMHGHDHNVSSVAIMPNGDHIVSASRDKSIKMWEVQTGYCVKTFTGHREWVRMVRPNQDGTLIASCSNDQTVRVWVVATKECKAELREHEHVVECISWAPESSYSSISEATGSETKKSGKPGPFLLSGSRDKTIKMWDVSTGMCLMTLVGHDNWVRGVLFHSGGKFILSCADDKTLRVWDYKNKRCMKTLSAHEHFVTSLDFHKTAPYVVTGSVDQTVKVWECR; encoded by the exons aaatCGAGCTATAGCAGATTACCTTCGTTCAAATGGCTATGAAGAAGCATATTccgtttttaaaaaggaagctgaATTAGATATG AATGAAGAATTAGATAAGAAGTATGCTggtcttttggaaaaaaaatggacaTCTGTTATTAGATTACAAAAAAAG GTTATGGAATTAGAATCAAAACTAAATGAAGCAAAAGAAGAATTTACGTCGGGTGGTCCTCTTGGTCAGAAGCGAGACCCAAAAGAATGGATTCCTCGTCCACCAGAGAAGTATGCTTTGAGTGGTCATAGGAGTCCAGTTACTCGAGTCATTTTCCATCCTGTGTTCAGtgttatggtctctgcttcagagGATGCCACGATTAAG GTGTGGGATTATGAGACTGGAGATTTTGAACGAACTCTCAAGGGGCACACAGACTCTGTACAGGACATTTCCTTTGACCACAGTGGCAAGCTTTTGGCTTCCTGTTCTGCAGATATGACAATTAAACTATGGGATTTTCAGGGTTTTGAATGCATCAGAACCATGCACG GCCATGACCACAATGTCTCTTCAGTAGCCATCATGCCTAATGGAGACCATATAGTATCTGCCTCAAGGGATAAGAGCATAAAAATGTGGGAAGTGCAAACTGG CTACTGTGTGAAGACATTCACAGGACACAGAGAATGGGTACGGATGGTGCGGCCAAATCAGGATGGCACTCTGATAGCCAGTTGTTCCAATGACCAGACTGTGCGTGTATGGGTTGTAGCAACAAAAGAATGCAAGGCTGAGCTCCGAGAACATGAACATGTGGTAGAATGCATTTCCTGGGCTCCAGAAAGTTCATATTCTTCCATCTCTGAAGCAACAGGATCTGAG aCTAAAAAAAGTGGCAAACCTGGACCCTTCTTGCTATCTGGTTCCAGAGACAAAACGATTAAGATGTGGGACGTCAGTACTGGCATGTGCCTTATGACTCTT GTGGGTCATGATAATTGGGTGCGTGGAGTTCTGTTCCATTCTGGGGGGAAGTTTATTTTGAGTTGTGCTGACGACAAGACTCTCCGTGTGTGGGATTACAAGAACAAGCGATGCATGAAGACCCTCAGTGCGCACGAGCACTTTGTTACCTCCTTGG atTTCCACAAGACGGCACCCTATGTGGTTACTGGCAGTGTAGATCAAACAGTAAAGGTGTGGGAGTGCCGTTGA